GTCTTGGGGGTCTGGGCTTCTGTGCTATTTGGGCGTATGTTGCCTTGCCCGCAGTTTGGGTGGCCGTTTTGACCAGTTCTGCTAGGGCTATTTCAGTGCCCAGACTTGTGGCGGGAGGCGGGGTTTTGTTCCTAGCCTCCCGCATGGTGCGGAGTTCCGACGACACCGCTTCCAACTTTTCTGTAATTGGTTGGAGCTGTTCCATGAGGTCCCCTTTTGGCGGCGCCTCATGTCCGACTTGcggtgttggtgttggctgctCGGCAATGGTCTGACTGAGGTTCTTTTCAGCCTGTAGAATGGCCTCTTTGACCTCAGTCATACCCTTGCCGATTTTGTCGTGGTTCGTCCACAGCTGCAGTTGTTTTGTCATTTCGAAGTTTTTGTCTAATGTCCGTCTCATGTCGTCCAGTTGTTTGGTCATGTGGTCCAGCTGGGATGTCATTTTTTGGTGGTCATTGATGAGCGGCCCTATGTCTGTCATCCTTTGACCTGTCCCTTGTGTATGGGACCGTTCACCAATGCTTCTCTCCATGGCGGTTATCTTTTTTGTCATTTCGGCTATCTCACTGATCTGTCTATAGGGTTCCTGAGTTTCGTACCCTAGCCAGCTTCTGATTGCTCTTGTCTCTTCTAGGTTTCCCGAGATGTCGCTTCGGGCTTCACTCAGCCGCTGGTTGAGGTCTTTGAGCAGCTCCGCAGTTTGTTTATTGTGGGCGCGCTCTACCCTGACCAGTTCCTGGGCGTGCCTGGCTCGTTCCTTCTCCAGGTTGTGCTTGTGCCTTGACCTGGAGTCCGACAGCGAGAGGACAGTCTCGTAGAGAACCTGCAAGCTGTCCAGTGCGATAGCCTTGCATTCCTTTTTCATATTCCCAGCTGCCTCAATAGCTTCTTTCGCTTTGAGGAGCGTTTCGTTCGCCAGTTTGGTTGCCGCGTCCATCTCGACTCCCGTCCGTCTGGACGTGGTGAAGAGCATACTGCGGCGGCCCGACGGCGCTCTTTCAGAGATCGATGAGCCCTCCGAAAGTTCGTCGTCTGATTGTATAGGCCGAGGAGGGATCTCCTCCTGGTCCCATGTGCATACCCTTTCGTTTGAGATGTCCATTAGGGACGGGGGGAGTGACTGAGGCAACGGCGGCGGGGACTGTAGAGAGGTGTCCTCGCTGATTGAGGACCGCGCTGATGCAGTTCGAGCGAGGACCCTCTCTCGTAGCGACCGAGTGGGCCTTGTCGGCCTCGCACCCAGCTGCTCTTTCTGTCTCGTTGGGCGCGAGGCCGACTTTCCCGTGGTCGCTGACTTGGTTGATGCTTTGGATGAAACCGAACCAGTCTCCGTCGCCGCTAGCTTTTGGTTGTCAgacattttatgtttttaatttgttttaaactaaataaCAACACTAATTAATCTAAAATTACTATATTTACTAGCTACTTATAACTAATGCTGTGCGTTGAGTGCTGCCCGTTGCACGCTGGAGCTTGATGTTGTTGGCTCTTGTGCCTTCTTTTGTGCAGTGAGTCACTTGGGTCGTCCTTTGTGGATTTGTGGTCTCCGCAAGATAAAATTACGAAATCTGGCGGGGCCAAAAGATTCCTCTCCTCGTGCCGGTTACAACAAGCCCAAGCTCGGGGGGGGTGGCTCTTATAGTTTCTGAGTTAGCCACCGCGGGGGTTTTTGCTCGAGGGGGTGGGGGGgggaaattaatttttatggtgAATCCAAATCAGATGTCCGAATTTGGAAAGATCCCAAGTGTGTTTTTGGGCCGTAGGAGTTCGTGCGCAAGGAATTTTGGAATTCTGCCGGAGCCAAAAGTTTCCTTTTTCCAGGGCGCGTTGAATGAACCCAAACTCGGGGGGGGTAACTCTTATAGTTCCCGAGATATAGCCCGCGGGGGTTTCACCTGAGGGGTAATGttaaagggggggggggggggaaagGTTTCATAAGGGGACTATTTCCGATGT
The window above is part of the Maniola jurtina chromosome 12, ilManJurt1.1, whole genome shotgun sequence genome. Proteins encoded here:
- the LOC123870511 gene encoding uncharacterized protein LOC123870511 gives rise to the protein MSDNQKLAATETGSVSSKASTKSATTGKSASRPTRQKEQLGARPTRPTRSLRERVLARTASARSSISEDTSLQSPPPLPQSLPPSLMDISNERVCTWDQEEIPPRPIQSDDELSEGSSISERAPSGRRSMLFTTSRRTGVEMDAATKLANETLLKAKEAIEAAGNMKKECKAIALDSLQVLYETVLSLSDSRSRHKHNLEKERARHAQELVRVERAHNKQTAELLKDLNQRLSEARSDISGNLEETRAIRSWLGYETQEPYRQISEIAEMTKKITAMERSIGERSHTQGTGQRMTDIGPLINDHQKMTSQLDHMTKQLDDMRRTLDKNFEMTKQLQLWTNHDKIGKGMTEVKEAILQAEKNLSQTIAEQPTPTPQVGHEAPPKGDLMEQLQPITEKLEAVSSELRTMREARNKTPPPATSLGTEIALAELVKTATQTAGKATYAQIAQKPRPPRPNHTLIVSATDPDKTGDKVIDSIRAVLDLQHTGAKIDKVRKARNHKIILSCSTKDDLTIIKNKLKTDNGLKAEIPKTNNPLAIVKDVLTYNSDADIVKFITSQNAHLLEGIPAKDVAVRVRYRKKARNPLECHVVLELSPEVHKRFIDHGKIYIDLQRRPIEDQSPLVQCAKCLGFGHTKTICREADQLCSYCGGVHSWEECSRRTGGGLPSCKNCQRANNKNNDHIAFSGDCPEKRKWDSIARSRITYC